Part of the Vagococcus teuberi genome, AAGAACGTATCGGTCAAGGACGCGAGAATGCGAAGAAATATCTGACAGATCATCCAGAAATGAGAGAAGAAATTTATCAAAAAGTTCGTCTAGCATATAATATGGATGGAGTTTCACCAGAAGAAGCGACCGAAGAAAATGAAAAAACTGAAGAAGTATCATTAGATTTAGAAGATTAAAAAATCAACTCCTATATAGATCATTGAATAGTAATGAGTGTTATTTATCGATGATAATATAGAGGAGTTGATTTTTTTCTTTCATATTTGAATCTTTTTTTAAGTTGACACTCCTTTTAACAAAGATTAGAATATATAATGTATAGAAATATATATACTCATATTTTATATACGATTTAGTCATAATGATATGTTTTAAATCTATGAATAACACAATAATAAAGATAGTATGGAGGTGTTTTTATGGCTGCTACGATACTCCTTGCTATCATCGGTTTAATTGTAGGTCTAGCAATTGGCTATTTTATTGCCATGACTCGACATAAGAAGTCTATAGAAGGAGCGAATAATACTGCCACCGGAATTATTCGACAGGCCAAGAAAGAGGCTGAGACTCTAAAAAAAGAGCATTTGTTGGAAGCAAAAGAACTGAATCAACAATACCGATTAGAAATTGAAAGTGAGCTGAAGGAAGAAAGAGCTGAACTAAAAAATCAAGAAAATAGACTATTACAAAGAGAAAATAATCTTGATCGAAAAGATGACTCTTTAGAAAAACGCGAACGCTCACTTGAAGACAAAGAGGAGAAACTTGATTCAAGGAAGCAATTGATTGATGAGCGGGAAAAAGAGGTATCAACCCTAATTGAAAAGCAAGAGATAGAACTCGAACGTATAGCAGGTCTATCTAAAGAAGAAGCACAAACAATTATTATGGATGATATGAAAGTTGAATTGTCTCATGATAGAGCCATGTTGATTAAAGAAAGTGAACAACGTGTGAAAGATGAAGTTGATCGCAAGGCACGCAATATGTTGGCATTAGCCATTCAAAGAAGTGCGGCAGATCAAATTTCAGAGTTAACAGTAACGGTTGTTACATTACCTAATGATGATATGAAAGGTCGTATTATTGGTCGAGAAGGACGAAACATACGAACACTTGAAACATTAACAGGTATTGATTTAATTATTGATGATACACCAGAAGCAGTGGTATTATCAGGTTTTGATCCAATTAGACGTGAAATCGCACGTATAACTTTAGAAAAATTAATCCAAGATGGTCGTATCCATCCAGCTAGAATTGAAGAGATGGTGGAAAAATCTCGCAAAGAAATGGATGAACGTATCAGAGAATATGGTGAAAACGCAGCATTTGAAGTAGGAGTGCATTCACTTCACCCAGATTTAATAAAAATACTTGGTCGCTTAAGATTTAGAACAAGTTATGGTCAAAATGTATTAAATCATTCGATAGAAGTAGCGAAATTAGCTGGAGTTTTAGCTGAGGAGCTAGGAGAAGATGCCACTCTAGCAAGACGTGCGGGATTATTACATGATATTGGTAAAGCACTTGATCATGAAGTTGATGGCTCACACGTAGAGATTGGAACAGAGCTTGTAAGTAAGTACAAAGAAAATCCTGTTGTGATTAACGCTGTTGCCTCTCACCATGGTGACGTAGAAGCAACGTCAGTTATTTCAGTACTTGTTGCTGCTGCCGATGCATTATCAGCTGCTCGACCAGGAGCTCGTAGTGAATCATTAGAAAATTATATTAAGCGTCTTGAACGTTTAGAAGGTATTGCAAATGACTTCCCCGGAGTTGACACAAGTTTTGCTATTCAAGCCGGTCGTGAGATACGTGTGGCTGTTAAACCAAATGAAGTAACAGATGATGAAGCAGTTATTTTAGTACATGACATTCGTAAACGCATTGAAGAGGAACTTGAATATCCAGGGCACATTAAAGTAACTGTTGTTCGTGAAGTACGAGCGGTAGATTATGCTAAATAGTATTTATTGAAAAGACTCAGAGAAATCTGGGTCTTTTTTATTGTCTCATGTGTATTGTTAGTGAATTAGAAAACAAAATAATTTATTGACAAGAATAAAAGTTAATACATCAACTTTTCATCTATATATAGTGGTTTTTAATTAAAAAATAAAATTAAAACACTATATATAGTTGAAAAAAGACTCTCGTTGGGATAAGATATAAGTTGAATACATAAAGGGAGTTCGATGGTAATGATTGAAGAAACAGAATTAAATGAAAAAATGAGCTATCTATCAGAAGGAATTGATATGATAAATGTCATTAAAAGAGATGGTCGTACAGTTGATTTTGATGCTAAAAAAATAACAGAAGCCTTATTAAAAGCTGAGAATAAAGTAAATGGTCCAGTTGATGAATTATCGACAAAAAAAATTGAAGCACTTGTGCAAAAAATCGTATCAGAAATTAGTGAGCGTTTTTCTAAGGACGTCAAAATTTATGAGATACAAAATATTGTTGAGCATATTTTATTGGAAAATAGAGAATATGCTCTTGCACAAGAATACATTAATTATCGAACTAAACGAGATTTTGAACGAGCAGAATCGACAGATATTAATGTTACAATTGGTAAGTTGTTAAATAAAGATCAACGATTAGTAAATGAAAATGCAAATAAAGATAGTGATGTTTTTAATACTCAACGTGATTTGACAGCAGGGATTGTAGGAAAATCAATTGGCCTAAAATTATTGCCTTCTCATGTAGCGAATGCTCATCAAAAAGGTGAAATTCATTACCACGATTTAGATTATCATCCATATTCTCCAATGACGAATTGTTGTTTGATTGATTTTGAAAGCATGTTAAATAATGGTTTCAAAATAGGAAATGCTGAAGTGGAATCACCTAAGTCAATCCAAACAGCTACAGCACAAATTTCTCAAATCATTGCGAATGTGGCATCTAGTCAGTATGGTGGATGCTCGGCAGATAGAATTGACGAGTTTTTAGCGCCTTTTGCGAAAAAAAATTATGAAAAGCATTTAGAAGATGCGAAACAATGGATAGATGACGAGTCTAAGCATGATGAATATGCGAAACAAAAAACCAGCAAAGATATCTACGATTCTATGCAAAGTTTAGAATATGAAATCAATACACTATTTACTTCTAATGGTCAAACGCCTTTTACCTCGTTAGGTTTTGGTCTTGGTACAGATTGGTTTGAGCGAGAAATTCAACGTGCGATTTTCTTGAATCGTATTAAAGGACTTGGAGGGGAACATCGTACAGCGATTTTTCCAAAATTAATATTTACCATTAAAGATGGTGTAAATTTAAAACCGACAGACTCAAACTATGATATCAAAGAATTAGCATTAGAGTGTGCAACAAAAAGAATGTATCCTGATGTATTGAATTACGACAAAATTGTAGAATTGACTGGTAGTTTTAAAGTACCAATGGGTTGCCGATCATTTTTACAAGGTTGGAAAGATGAAACAGGAAAAGAAGTGAACGCTGGAAGAATGAATTTAGGTGTGGTGACACTTAATTTACCACGCATTGCTTTGGAAGCTAGTGGCGATAGAGAGAAGTTCTGGTCTTTATTAGATGAACGTTTAGCTACGGCAAAAGACGCGTTAGTTTTTCGTGTGAAGAGATGCATTGAGGCAACACCAGCTAATGCACCGATTTTATATATGTATGGGGCGTTTGGTGATAGATTGAATAAAAATGAGTCAGTTGATAAATTATTTAAAAACAAACGTGCAACTGTGTCACTTGGTTATATTGGGTTGTATGAAGTAGCTTCATCATTTTTTGGTGGAGAATGGGAAGATAATCCTGAAGCAAAAGAATTTACTTTAGAGATTTTGAAATATTTAAAACAACATACAGATTCATGGGGTGATGAGTATGGTTATCACTTTAGTGTGTATTCGACACCAAGTGAGAGTTTAACAGATCGTTTCTGTCGTTTAGACAAAGAAAAATTTGGTGAAATTGAAAATATTACAGATAAAGAATATTATACGAATAGTTTTCATTATGATGTAAGAAAAAATCCAACTCCTTTTGAAAAATTAGATTTTGAAAAAGATTATCCTAAATATTGTTCTGGAGGGTTTATTCACTATTGTGAGTACCCAGTATTACAACAAAATAGAAAAGCATTAGAAGCTGTTTGGGATTATGCGTATGATAAAGTTGGTTACTTAGGGACCAATACCCCAATTGATCACTGTTATGAATGTGGTTTTGAGGGAGATTTTAATCCAACTGAACGTGGTTTTGAATGCCCACAATGCCACAATAATGACCCAAAAACATGTGATGTAGTAAAACGAACATGTGGCTACTTAGGTAATCCACAAGCAAGACCAATGGTTCATGGTCGTCACAAAGAAATATCATCACGAGTAAAACATATGAAATAAAAAAGAGTATCAAACTCTTTTTTATTTTTTAAAGGAGTATAGAAATGAGAAATCCAAAACCAAAAGAGTGGGAATCTACTAAATATAGTAAAGGGTACATTGCTGATTATAAACCATTTATGTTTGTTGATGGTGAGGGTGTTAGATGTAGTATTTATGTCAGTGGGTGTTTATTTGCTTGTAAAGGCTGTTTTAATCGTGCGATTCAAAATTTTAACTACGGCACTCCTTATACAAAAGAATTGGAAGATAAAATTATTGAAGACTTATCTCATGATTATGTTCAAGGATTGACTTTATTAGGCGGAGAACCTTTTTTAAATACCGAAGTGTGTTTGTCGCTAGTAAAACGTGTTAGAGGTGAATT contains:
- the rny gene encoding ribonuclease Y — translated: MAATILLAIIGLIVGLAIGYFIAMTRHKKSIEGANNTATGIIRQAKKEAETLKKEHLLEAKELNQQYRLEIESELKEERAELKNQENRLLQRENNLDRKDDSLEKRERSLEDKEEKLDSRKQLIDEREKEVSTLIEKQEIELERIAGLSKEEAQTIIMDDMKVELSHDRAMLIKESEQRVKDEVDRKARNMLALAIQRSAADQISELTVTVVTLPNDDMKGRIIGREGRNIRTLETLTGIDLIIDDTPEAVVLSGFDPIRREIARITLEKLIQDGRIHPARIEEMVEKSRKEMDERIREYGENAAFEVGVHSLHPDLIKILGRLRFRTSYGQNVLNHSIEVAKLAGVLAEELGEDATLARRAGLLHDIGKALDHEVDGSHVEIGTELVSKYKENPVVINAVASHHGDVEATSVISVLVAAADALSAARPGARSESLENYIKRLERLEGIANDFPGVDTSFAIQAGREIRVAVKPNEVTDDEAVILVHDIRKRIEEELEYPGHIKVTVVREVRAVDYAK
- the nrdD gene encoding anaerobic ribonucleoside-triphosphate reductase: MSYLSEGIDMINVIKRDGRTVDFDAKKITEALLKAENKVNGPVDELSTKKIEALVQKIVSEISERFSKDVKIYEIQNIVEHILLENREYALAQEYINYRTKRDFERAESTDINVTIGKLLNKDQRLVNENANKDSDVFNTQRDLTAGIVGKSIGLKLLPSHVANAHQKGEIHYHDLDYHPYSPMTNCCLIDFESMLNNGFKIGNAEVESPKSIQTATAQISQIIANVASSQYGGCSADRIDEFLAPFAKKNYEKHLEDAKQWIDDESKHDEYAKQKTSKDIYDSMQSLEYEINTLFTSNGQTPFTSLGFGLGTDWFEREIQRAIFLNRIKGLGGEHRTAIFPKLIFTIKDGVNLKPTDSNYDIKELALECATKRMYPDVLNYDKIVELTGSFKVPMGCRSFLQGWKDETGKEVNAGRMNLGVVTLNLPRIALEASGDREKFWSLLDERLATAKDALVFRVKRCIEATPANAPILYMYGAFGDRLNKNESVDKLFKNKRATVSLGYIGLYEVASSFFGGEWEDNPEAKEFTLEILKYLKQHTDSWGDEYGYHFSVYSTPSESLTDRFCRLDKEKFGEIENITDKEYYTNSFHYDVRKNPTPFEKLDFEKDYPKYCSGGFIHYCEYPVLQQNRKALEAVWDYAYDKVGYLGTNTPIDHCYECGFEGDFNPTERGFECPQCHNNDPKTCDVVKRTCGYLGNPQARPMVHGRHKEISSRVKHMK
- the nrdG gene encoding anaerobic ribonucleoside-triphosphate reductase activating protein, whose protein sequence is MRNPKPKEWESTKYSKGYIADYKPFMFVDGEGVRCSIYVSGCLFACKGCFNRAIQNFNYGTPYTKELEDKIIEDLSHDYVQGLTLLGGEPFLNTEVCLSLVKRVRGEFGSSKDIWSWSGYTFEELLQETDDKLELLRLIDVLVDGRFELDKRDLTLQFRGSSNQRIIDVAQSLEKSNVVIWEKCLDKEAYFR